A genomic stretch from Methylophilus medardicus includes:
- a CDS encoding tetratricopeptide repeat protein, translated as MNNEAIAKLLKLIAHDPQRWDAYQKLASIMLQNEEFHAAEQYFLQAISLQPTLLELRLQLANLHMRTQQFKAAHESYKQAIALDPKQAQLYFLDARALRNLGRTQEAILRLRTATKLAPQLIQAFTECVDLMLQTQQQSQAANMLRQAIIAHPEHAQFQYRLGVLCQQLQATDEALQCMQRAIDIQPTFAEAYHQRALILQQQGNTQAALASFDEAIAHQPNLPAPYNNRGVVLCQLGQYPAAIADFRQALQLNPGYASAHCNLGLALFENGDAEESYTCLESALQHAPHHAQAQYYLSMLKLARGEYDDGWPMYASRFQILPEKPSLPAEALWRETGSLVGKTILILAEMSLSDTLQYCRYLPLIKTFKPNQIIVAVPEALFDLLHAFWAQDAAILVICKDGRPLPHFDVYCPMLSLPAVFKTRPDTIPASLPYLAIDARYSAPWQQLLGPTRRLRIGLNWCGDADNKYDKRRSIPLYLMAPLLQMEVEWHSLQKEFRREDHIMLKRFPMLECHHPALTNFTDTAGLIMQMDLVISVDTAVAHLAAALGKRVWLLLPHQAHFRWLQTREDSPWYPGMRLFRQALNQPWEQVIDEVHQAITDCLAQRAIEH; from the coding sequence ATGAATAATGAAGCCATTGCAAAACTACTCAAACTGATTGCGCATGACCCGCAACGTTGGGATGCCTACCAAAAGCTGGCCAGCATTATGCTGCAAAATGAAGAGTTTCATGCGGCAGAGCAGTATTTTCTGCAAGCCATCAGTCTGCAGCCGACGCTGTTAGAGTTGCGTCTACAATTGGCCAATCTGCACATGCGCACGCAGCAATTCAAAGCCGCCCATGAATCTTACAAACAAGCCATTGCGCTGGATCCCAAGCAGGCCCAATTATATTTTCTGGATGCGCGGGCGCTGAGAAATCTCGGCCGCACCCAAGAAGCCATTTTACGGCTGCGCACAGCAACCAAATTAGCGCCGCAACTGATTCAAGCCTTTACCGAGTGTGTCGACCTAATGCTGCAAACACAACAGCAGTCACAGGCCGCCAACATGCTCAGACAAGCGATTATCGCCCATCCTGAACATGCGCAATTCCAATATCGACTAGGGGTGCTTTGCCAGCAATTGCAGGCCACGGATGAGGCTTTGCAATGTATGCAGCGTGCCATTGATATTCAGCCTACCTTTGCCGAGGCCTATCATCAACGTGCACTCATTTTGCAACAACAAGGCAATACACAGGCCGCTTTGGCCAGCTTTGATGAGGCCATTGCACACCAGCCCAACTTACCGGCTCCCTACAACAACCGTGGCGTCGTGCTGTGTCAACTCGGCCAGTATCCGGCCGCGATTGCAGATTTCAGGCAAGCACTGCAATTAAACCCGGGCTATGCGTCCGCCCATTGTAATTTGGGCTTAGCGCTGTTTGAAAATGGGGATGCCGAGGAGTCTTACACCTGCCTAGAGTCGGCGTTGCAACATGCCCCCCACCATGCACAGGCGCAATATTATCTAAGCATGTTAAAACTGGCCCGCGGCGAATACGACGACGGCTGGCCGATGTACGCATCGCGTTTTCAAATATTGCCTGAAAAGCCATCGCTGCCTGCCGAGGCCTTGTGGCGAGAGACCGGCTCGCTGGTGGGTAAAACGATTCTGATTCTGGCTGAGATGAGTTTAAGCGACACCTTGCAGTATTGCCGCTACCTCCCATTGATCAAAACCTTCAAACCCAATCAGATTATTGTCGCGGTGCCTGAGGCGCTGTTTGATCTGCTGCATGCATTTTGGGCGCAGGATGCAGCCATCTTGGTCATTTGCAAAGATGGCCGACCGTTGCCGCATTTTGATGTGTATTGCCCGATGCTGAGCCTACCAGCCGTATTTAAAACGCGGCCAGACACGATCCCGGCGAGTCTGCCTTACCTTGCCATCGATGCCCGCTATAGCGCACCTTGGCAGCAGTTGCTGGGGCCGACCAGACGCCTGCGCATTGGACTCAACTGGTGTGGCGATGCAGACAATAAATATGACAAACGACGGAGTATCCCGCTCTACCTGATGGCGCCATTGCTGCAAATGGAGGTGGAATGGCACAGTTTGCAAAAGGAGTTTCGCCGGGAAGACCACATTATGCTCAAGCGTTTCCCAATGCTGGAGTGTCATCATCCGGCACTGACCAATTTCACTGATACGGCCGGGCTGATTATGCAGATGGATTTAGTGATTTCTGTGGATACTGCGGTCGCACATTTGGCCGCGGCATTAGGGAAACGCGTCTGGTTGCTATTGCCGCATCAAGCGCATTTTCGCTGGTTGCAGACCCGTGAGGATAGCCCTTGGTATCCCGGGATGCGACTGTTCAGGCAAGCACTGAATCAACCTTGGGAACAGGTGATTGATGAAGTCCACCAAGCGATTACCGATTGCTTAGCCCAACGTGCAATCGAGCACTGA
- the map gene encoding type I methionyl aminopeptidase: MAIILHTPEEIEKMRIAGRLASEVLDYISPFVVPGVTTNQLDQLCHDYIVNVQQAIPAPLNYAPDGHTPYPKSICTSINQQICHGVPSEKALKAGDIVNLDITVIKDGYHGDTSRMFLVGAVSPQAKRLCDLTYQAMWRGIEQVKPGNTLGDIGYAIQSFAEKNGYSIVREFCGHGIGKKFHCEPQVLHYGKAGAGLPLKAGMIFTIEPMINAGRREIKFMPDGWTVVTKDRSLSAQWEHTVLVTEDGFEIMTVSAGTPARPTL; this comes from the coding sequence ATGGCGATTATTCTGCACACTCCCGAAGAAATTGAAAAAATGCGCATCGCTGGCCGCCTGGCCTCAGAGGTGCTTGATTACATCAGCCCGTTTGTCGTTCCAGGGGTCACCACCAATCAACTGGACCAGCTGTGCCACGATTACATCGTAAACGTGCAGCAAGCCATTCCCGCGCCGCTGAATTACGCGCCCGACGGCCATACGCCTTATCCAAAGTCGATCTGCACCTCAATTAATCAACAAATTTGCCATGGGGTGCCGAGTGAGAAAGCGCTAAAGGCGGGCGATATTGTGAATCTCGATATCACAGTCATCAAAGACGGCTACCACGGCGACACCTCGCGGATGTTCCTAGTGGGTGCGGTATCACCACAAGCCAAACGCTTGTGCGATCTCACTTATCAGGCCATGTGGCGCGGCATAGAACAAGTCAAACCTGGTAACACGCTGGGCGATATTGGCTATGCCATTCAATCGTTTGCCGAAAAAAATGGCTACAGTATCGTGCGTGAGTTCTGCGGCCACGGCATTGGCAAAAAATTTCATTGCGAACCACAAGTGCTACATTATGGCAAAGCCGGCGCTGGCCTGCCCCTCAAAGCCGGGATGATTTTCACCATCGAACCCATGATCAACGCTGGCCGCCGCGAGATCAAATTCATGCCCGATGGTTGGACCGTGGTCACCAAAGACCGCAGTTTGTCTGCGCAATGGGAGCACACCGTATTGGTCACCGAAGATGGCTTTGAAATCATGACCGTGTCTGCTGGCACACCAGCACGACCAACCCTGTAA
- a CDS encoding HDOD domain-containing protein codes for MVTLTEARANRTVKDWVAFLKQADTPVLRQTARELAQLREREEETGARDITRVVINDPLMVFKVLTYANNHRSRHQLQDLVQVEQALMMMGSSTFFEQIPTERHVEDVLNQHVPALIDLLKLMVRAHRAGYFAAEFAAHLMDLHAEEVRVAASLYDFAEMLMWCFYPEAMDEISQRQSADKTLRSRVVQQEVLGFRLLDLQAELVRAFNLPALLNDLMDEQRAHLPRVRNVQLAVNLARHSADGWDNAALPDDYKDIAQLLHVDVDRVRHIVGVPQSRS; via the coding sequence ATGGTGACACTCACCGAAGCTAGGGCCAACCGAACCGTCAAAGACTGGGTCGCTTTTTTAAAGCAGGCGGATACGCCGGTATTGCGCCAAACGGCTAGAGAGTTAGCACAGTTGCGCGAGCGTGAGGAAGAGACAGGCGCCCGCGACATCACCCGAGTGGTGATCAATGATCCGCTGATGGTGTTCAAGGTGTTGACCTATGCCAATAATCACCGCAGCCGTCATCAGTTGCAAGACCTGGTGCAGGTAGAACAGGCCCTGATGATGATGGGCAGCAGCACGTTTTTCGAGCAGATTCCAACCGAGCGCCATGTCGAGGATGTGCTGAATCAGCATGTGCCAGCGCTGATCGACCTCTTAAAGCTGATGGTGCGCGCACATCGCGCCGGCTATTTTGCCGCAGAGTTTGCCGCGCATCTGATGGACTTGCATGCAGAAGAAGTGCGTGTTGCGGCCTCACTGTATGATTTTGCTGAGATGCTGATGTGGTGCTTTTATCCAGAGGCCATGGACGAGATCAGTCAGCGCCAATCTGCGGATAAAACTTTACGCAGTCGAGTGGTGCAGCAAGAAGTGCTGGGGTTTCGGTTGTTAGACTTGCAAGCGGAGCTCGTGAGAGCTTTTAATCTGCCAGCGCTATTAAATGACTTAATGGACGAGCAACGCGCCCATTTGCCGAGGGTACGCAATGTGCAGTTGGCGGTGAATCTTGCCCGGCATTCAGCGGACGGTTGGGACAATGCGGCGTTGCCGGACGACTATAAAGACATTGCGCAGTTGCTACATGTGGATGTAGATCGCGTGCGACATATTGTCGGTGTGCCGCAGTCGCGCAGCTAA
- a CDS encoding [protein-PII] uridylyltransferase translates to MTVISKEQLKHWRDALQQARQKIADAYLAKPQAKTLLQQHTRVLDQLLRDLWRSYALPASVSLIAVGGYGRGEMFPHSDIDLLILMPEVSDADLQTEVESLIGTLWDIGLNIGHSVRTLQECLDEAKLDVTIMTNLLEARWLTGHRPTFNALTQSLQAQLDQGRFFAEKLREQQIRHAKFHDTAYNLEPNIKESPGGLRDLHMILWVAQSQGLGKDWSGLVDAGLLSRSQANQLKQHERLLHNLRIRLHLLANRREDRLVFDFQNTLAEQMGYQTTPQKRASEQLMQGFYRSARAIIIENEVLLKRMHARVNPPSEPPTVIDEDFTLSQGLLSVQTPDLFQRKPGALLRCFQLLQQHPAITGFSAPLVRALQDAQPLIDRSFRQNAAHKALFLQILQSREGVHRGMRRMNRYGILGRYIPVFGRVIAQMQHDLFHVYTVDEHTLNVLRNLRRFAKPDLRHEFPLCSQLFNDFSQPHLLYLAAIFHDIAKGRGGDHSQLGTIDARRFCRSLGLAKADIDLVAWLVEAHLKLSSTAQKSDLSDPDVIEAFAQFVGSEYRLTALYLLTVADIRGTSPNVWNAWKAKLLESLFLQTRRVLQQSLNTEAQLRLRKQEVLQKLSSFNLKESSVQPLWEAFGGGYFSRFDSDEIAWQSRLLMPHQQSAKPIVRARLSPKGDGIQVMIYSRDQREIFARICHFFDSMQYNIVQAKIYTTAHGYALDNFIVLEPETRQISYNGLLKHIEQGLNDKLLGHDSMPAPIRGRVSRQVKHMPIATQIHLQPVVSQYNHALTFQQLNVVANDRPGLLASMALIFHQLGIELHNAKINTLGNRVEDSFLISAHNGQMIPEAQIALLKQALYEL, encoded by the coding sequence ATGACCGTGATCAGCAAGGAACAGCTCAAACACTGGCGTGATGCGCTACAACAGGCGCGTCAAAAAATTGCCGACGCCTATCTGGCTAAGCCACAAGCCAAAACGCTATTGCAACAGCATACGCGGGTCTTGGATCAACTGTTGCGAGACCTGTGGCGCAGCTACGCGCTGCCTGCCAGCGTCAGCCTGATTGCCGTTGGCGGCTATGGCCGGGGAGAGATGTTTCCGCACTCTGACATTGATTTATTAATTTTGATGCCAGAAGTCAGTGATGCTGACTTGCAAACCGAAGTGGAGTCGCTGATTGGCACCTTGTGGGATATTGGGCTTAATATCGGTCACAGCGTGAGGACACTGCAAGAGTGTCTGGACGAAGCCAAGCTGGACGTCACCATAATGACCAATCTGTTAGAGGCGCGCTGGCTGACCGGTCATCGCCCAACTTTCAATGCCTTGACGCAATCGTTACAAGCGCAACTCGATCAAGGCCGTTTTTTTGCCGAAAAGCTGCGTGAGCAACAAATTCGCCACGCCAAATTTCATGATACCGCCTATAACCTAGAACCCAATATCAAAGAGAGTCCGGGCGGACTACGCGATTTACATATGATTTTGTGGGTTGCCCAAAGCCAAGGCTTGGGGAAAGATTGGAGCGGCTTGGTCGATGCTGGCCTGTTGAGTCGCAGCCAAGCCAACCAACTCAAGCAGCATGAGCGCTTGCTACACAACTTGCGCATCCGCTTACACTTGTTGGCCAACCGCCGAGAAGATCGTTTGGTATTTGATTTTCAGAACACACTGGCCGAACAAATGGGCTATCAGACCACGCCGCAAAAACGCGCCAGCGAGCAACTGATGCAAGGCTTTTATCGCAGCGCCAGGGCCATCATCATTGAAAACGAGGTGCTGCTCAAACGTATGCATGCACGGGTGAACCCGCCAAGTGAGCCACCCACCGTCATCGACGAAGACTTTACGCTATCACAAGGCTTGTTAAGTGTACAAACGCCGGATTTGTTTCAACGTAAACCTGGCGCCCTCCTGCGCTGCTTTCAATTGTTACAGCAGCATCCCGCCATCACTGGCTTTAGCGCGCCGCTCGTGAGGGCATTGCAAGATGCGCAGCCATTAATTGACCGCAGTTTTAGACAGAATGCCGCGCATAAAGCGCTATTTCTGCAGATTCTGCAAAGCCGCGAAGGCGTCCATCGCGGCATGCGCCGCATGAACCGATATGGCATTCTGGGTCGTTACATTCCGGTATTTGGCCGGGTCATCGCGCAAATGCAGCATGATTTATTTCATGTCTACACCGTCGATGAACACACCCTGAATGTGTTGCGTAATTTACGCCGCTTTGCCAAGCCAGATTTGCGACATGAGTTTCCGTTATGCAGCCAACTGTTCAATGACTTTAGCCAGCCACATTTACTCTATTTGGCTGCGATCTTTCATGATATCGCCAAAGGCCGCGGCGGCGATCATTCGCAATTAGGCACCATCGATGCCAGACGCTTTTGTCGGTCACTAGGACTCGCCAAAGCCGATATCGACCTGGTCGCATGGCTGGTCGAAGCCCATTTAAAACTATCGAGCACGGCACAAAAAAGTGACTTATCAGACCCCGATGTAATTGAAGCGTTTGCACAATTTGTCGGATCAGAATATCGGCTCACTGCTTTGTATTTGTTAACAGTGGCGGATATTCGCGGCACCAGCCCCAATGTCTGGAATGCATGGAAAGCCAAACTGCTAGAAAGTCTGTTTCTGCAAACGCGTCGTGTGCTGCAACAATCACTCAATACCGAGGCGCAGCTGCGTTTGCGCAAACAAGAAGTATTACAAAAGCTCAGCAGTTTCAATTTAAAAGAATCGTCAGTGCAACCGTTATGGGAAGCATTTGGAGGCGGCTATTTTAGCCGCTTTGACAGTGACGAAATTGCTTGGCAAAGCCGATTGCTGATGCCGCACCAGCAATCTGCAAAACCCATTGTACGCGCGCGTTTGAGCCCCAAAGGTGATGGCATTCAGGTCATGATTTATAGCCGTGATCAGCGGGAAATCTTTGCCCGCATCTGCCATTTTTTCGACAGCATGCAATACAACATTGTGCAGGCCAAGATTTACACGACTGCACACGGCTACGCGCTGGATAACTTTATCGTGCTTGAGCCTGAAACACGCCAGATCAGCTATAACGGCTTACTTAAGCATATTGAACAAGGGCTCAACGATAAGTTACTGGGTCATGACAGCATGCCAGCGCCGATTAGAGGCAGAGTCAGTCGGCAAGTGAAACACATGCCGATTGCCACCCAAATTCATCTGCAGCCCGTGGTCAGTCAATATAACCATGCGCTGACCTTTCAGCAGCTGAATGTTGTCGCAAACGACAGGCCTGGCCTGCTGGCCAGCATGGCACTGATCTTTCATCAACTGGGCATTGAGTTACACAATGCTAAAATCAACACGTTGGGGAATCGCGTTGAAGATAGTTTTCTGATCTCTGCGCACAATGGTCAAATGATTCCTGAGGCGCAAATCGCTTTGCTTAAACAAGCGCTTTATGAGCTGTAG
- a CDS encoding peroxiredoxin produces the protein MLIKLIMYGLLLWLAVWGYRQYQQPSTRVSVGMKAPDFNLPDATGNVRRLADWQGKWLVLYFYPKDDTPGCTREACHFRDDIQQIHALGAEVIGISVDTVASHAKFAQKHRLSFPLLADSNGQVADTYGALLNLGVFQAAKRMTFIIDPQGMVAQTYSNVNPDGHSQAIIDDLKRLSAF, from the coding sequence ATGCTCATCAAATTGATCATGTACGGACTGTTATTATGGCTGGCCGTTTGGGGGTATCGTCAATATCAGCAGCCTTCGACACGCGTTAGTGTCGGCATGAAAGCACCGGACTTTAACCTGCCTGACGCGACTGGCAATGTCCGTCGTTTGGCCGATTGGCAAGGCAAGTGGCTGGTGCTGTATTTTTATCCCAAAGATGACACGCCGGGTTGTACGCGCGAGGCTTGTCACTTTAGGGACGATATTCAACAGATTCATGCCCTAGGCGCAGAGGTGATCGGCATCAGCGTAGACACCGTTGCCAGCCATGCCAAATTTGCGCAAAAGCACCGCTTATCTTTTCCATTGCTGGCGGATAGTAATGGTCAGGTCGCCGACACCTATGGCGCATTGTTGAACTTAGGCGTGTTTCAAGCGGCCAAACGGATGACTTTTATCATCGACCCGCAAGGGATGGTCGCGCAGACCTACAGCAACGTCAATCCAGATGGCCATAGTCAGGCGATTATTGACGACCTCAAACGATTGTCAGCATTTTAA
- a CDS encoding dihydrofolate reductase: protein MQALSLIVAHADHQVIGHNNQLPWHLPEDLKRFKQLTMGHHIIMGRKTFESLGRLLPGRTSVIVTRDAAYAVAGAKIAHSLPEALAACAGDDEPFLIGGAELYAQGLAYVTRLYITRVKAQVEGDAFFPEMNMHEWVLQSEESHTSGNGLQYSDLVYQRR, encoded by the coding sequence ATGCAAGCACTCTCTCTGATTGTGGCGCATGCGGATCACCAGGTGATCGGCCACAACAATCAATTACCATGGCATCTGCCCGAAGACCTCAAGCGGTTTAAACAACTAACCATGGGCCATCACATCATCATGGGTCGCAAAACCTTTGAATCTCTTGGGCGTTTGCTGCCCGGTCGCACTTCTGTGATTGTGACGCGCGACGCTGCCTATGCCGTGGCAGGCGCCAAAATTGCCCACTCATTACCGGAGGCGTTGGCGGCGTGTGCTGGAGATGATGAGCCCTTTTTAATCGGTGGGGCAGAGCTCTACGCGCAAGGGCTGGCTTATGTCACGCGCCTGTACATCACGCGCGTCAAGGCGCAGGTGGAAGGGGATGCGTTTTTTCCTGAGATGAACATGCATGAGTGGGTATTGCAAAGCGAGGAGAGTCATACCTCGGGCAATGGCTTGCAGTATAGTGATCTGGTTTATCAGCGTCGCTGA
- the dcd gene encoding dCTP deaminase: MSIKSDNWIRRMAEQHGMIEPFSPTLVREVNGEKIVSYGTSSYGYDIRCADEFRVFTNINSTIVDPKQFDPQSFVEVSGKGYCVIPPNSFALARTVEYFRIPRSVLTICLGKSTYARCGIIVNVTPFEPEWEGYVTLEFSNTTPLPAKIYAGEGCAQVLFFESDEVCETSYKDRGGKYQGQVGVTLPKI; encoded by the coding sequence ATGAGCATTAAGTCGGACAATTGGATACGCAGAATGGCTGAACAACACGGCATGATTGAGCCGTTTTCGCCGACGTTAGTGCGTGAAGTCAACGGCGAAAAAATCGTTTCCTATGGCACCTCTTCGTATGGTTACGATATCCGCTGTGCTGACGAATTCCGTGTCTTTACCAATATCAACAGCACCATTGTGGATCCAAAGCAGTTCGACCCACAATCGTTCGTCGAGGTCTCAGGCAAAGGCTATTGTGTCATTCCGCCTAACTCGTTTGCATTGGCCCGTACCGTAGAATATTTTCGCATTCCTCGCTCAGTCTTGACCATTTGCTTGGGCAAGTCGACCTATGCCCGTTGCGGCATTATCGTGAATGTCACCCCATTTGAACCTGAGTGGGAAGGCTATGTCACACTAGAGTTCAGTAACACCACGCCGCTACCGGCCAAAATTTATGCCGGTGAAGGCTGTGCGCAAGTGCTGTTTTTTGAATCTGATGAAGTCTGTGAAACCAGCTATAAAGACCGCGGCGGCAAGTATCAAGGCCAAGTTGGTGTGACTTTACCCAAAATATAA
- a CDS encoding arginine/lysine/ornithine decarboxylase — protein sequence MKFRFPVVIIDEDFRSENSSGLGIRVLAKAIEEEGVEVLGVTSYGDLTSFAQQQSRASAFILSIDDEEIVEEKPEAIEQLRNFVAEIRYRNEEIPIFLHGETRTSRHIPNDVLRELHGFIHMNEDTPEFVARLIIRESKAYLDSLPPPFFKALTHYAADGSYSWHCPGHSGGVAFLKSPVGQMFHQFFGENMLRADVCNAVDELGQLLDHTGPVAASERNAARIYNCDHLYFVTNGTSTSNKIVWNSTVAPGDIVVVDRNCHKSVLHSIIMTGAIPVFLMPTRNHFGIIGPIPKSEFAWENIQKKIERNPFATDKNAKPRVLTITQSTYDGVLYNVEEIKEMLDGKIDTLHFDEAWLPHATFHDFYGDYHAIGADRPRCKESMVFSTQSTHKLLAGLSQASQILVQDAQDNHLDRDLFNEAYLMHTSTSPQYSIIASCDVAAAMMEAPGGTALVEESLKEALDFRRAMRKVDEEWGTDWWFKVWGPTDLSEDGLEERDAWMLKANERWHGFGNLAEGFNMLDPIKATIITPGLDVDGDFSEEFGIPAAIVTKYLAEHGVIVEKTGLYSFFIMFTIGITKGRWNTMVAALQQFKDDYDKNQPLWKVLPEFVQKHPRYERIGLKDLSTQIHEVYKANDVARLTTEMYLSDMVPAMKPTDAFSKMAHRKIERVAIDDLEGRVTAVLLTPYPPGIPLLIPGERFNKVIVNYLRFAREFNEKFPGFETDNHGLVKQIIDGKAVYYVDCVQQED from the coding sequence ATGAAATTTAGATTTCCTGTCGTCATTATTGACGAAGATTTCCGTTCCGAAAACTCTTCCGGCCTCGGTATCCGTGTATTGGCCAAAGCCATCGAGGAGGAAGGCGTTGAAGTGCTTGGCGTCACCAGCTATGGTGACCTGACGTCGTTTGCACAGCAGCAAAGTCGAGCCTCGGCATTTATCTTGTCCATTGATGATGAAGAAATCGTCGAAGAAAAGCCCGAGGCCATCGAACAACTGCGTAACTTTGTAGCAGAAATACGCTACCGAAACGAAGAAATTCCAATCTTTTTGCATGGCGAGACCCGCACCAGCCGTCACATCCCCAACGATGTGCTGCGCGAATTGCACGGCTTCATCCACATGAACGAGGATACGCCGGAGTTTGTGGCGCGCTTGATCATCCGCGAATCGAAAGCCTATCTCGATAGTCTGCCCCCGCCATTTTTTAAAGCACTCACGCATTATGCTGCGGACGGCTCTTACTCTTGGCATTGCCCGGGACACTCGGGCGGGGTCGCTTTTCTGAAATCCCCTGTGGGCCAGATGTTTCACCAGTTTTTTGGTGAAAATATGCTGCGTGCCGACGTTTGTAATGCAGTGGACGAGCTAGGTCAATTACTTGACCACACCGGCCCGGTGGCGGCTTCCGAGCGCAATGCAGCGCGGATCTACAATTGCGATCATTTATATTTTGTCACCAATGGCACGTCGACCTCTAACAAAATCGTCTGGAACTCGACAGTCGCTCCCGGAGACATCGTGGTGGTTGACCGCAACTGTCACAAGTCTGTGCTGCACTCTATTATTATGACTGGCGCGATTCCGGTATTTTTGATGCCAACACGCAATCACTTTGGCATTATCGGTCCGATTCCAAAGAGCGAATTCGCTTGGGAAAACATTCAGAAGAAAATCGAACGCAATCCGTTCGCGACCGACAAAAACGCAAAACCACGTGTACTCACCATCACGCAATCGACCTATGATGGGGTGTTGTATAACGTAGAAGAAATCAAAGAAATGCTCGACGGCAAGATTGACACCTTGCACTTTGATGAGGCTTGGCTGCCGCATGCCACTTTCCATGATTTTTACGGCGATTATCATGCGATTGGCGCAGACCGTCCGCGCTGCAAAGAATCCATGGTGTTTTCTACCCAATCCACGCACAAACTGCTGGCGGGCTTGAGTCAGGCATCGCAAATTCTGGTGCAAGACGCGCAAGACAATCACCTTGATAGAGACTTGTTTAACGAGGCGTATCTGATGCATACCTCCACCAGCCCGCAATATTCAATTATTGCGAGTTGCGATGTCGCTGCGGCCATGATGGAGGCGCCTGGCGGCACTGCGCTGGTTGAAGAGTCACTGAAAGAAGCGCTGGATTTCCGCCGTGCGATGCGCAAGGTTGACGAAGAATGGGGCACGGATTGGTGGTTTAAGGTTTGGGGGCCAACAGATTTATCTGAAGATGGCTTAGAAGAGCGCGACGCATGGATGCTCAAAGCCAACGAACGCTGGCATGGCTTCGGCAACTTAGCTGAAGGCTTTAACATGCTCGACCCGATCAAGGCCACCATCATCACCCCCGGCCTCGATGTGGACGGTGATTTCTCTGAAGAGTTTGGCATTCCAGCCGCGATTGTGACCAAGTATTTGGCTGAACACGGCGTCATTGTCGAAAAAACAGGTCTGTACTCGTTCTTTATCATGTTCACCATTGGCATCACCAAAGGCCGCTGGAACACCATGGTTGCCGCTTTGCAACAGTTCAAAGACGATTACGATAAAAACCAGCCATTGTGGAAAGTATTGCCAGAGTTTGTACAGAAACATCCGCGCTATGAACGGATTGGTCTGAAAGATTTATCTACCCAGATTCACGAAGTATACAAAGCCAATGATGTGGCACGTCTGACCACTGAAATGTATCTATCCGACATGGTGCCCGCGATGAAACCGACGGATGCGTTTTCAAAAATGGCGCACCGTAAGATTGAACGTGTCGCGATTGATGATCTTGAAGGCCGCGTGACAGCGGTATTGTTAACACCCTACCCGCCCGGCATTCCTTTGCTGATCCCGGGAGAACGTTTTAACAAGGTCATTGTGAACTACCTCAGGTTCGCACGTGAATTCAATGAGAAATTCCCAGGGTTTGAGACGGATAACCACGGCCTGGTAAAACAAATTATCGATGGTAAAGCAGTGTATTACGTGGATTGTGTGCAGCAGGAAGATTAG